Below is a genomic region from Miniphocaeibacter halophilus.
TAAAATACAAAAATTCCGTTTCCTCATTTATGGATACGTTAGGTCCCCTACCATTAATAACAATGTTTTGATTAAGGAGTTTAATATTAATTCTTGTTTCATCATCTATTTCTATGAAAGAAGTATTAATGTCCTCCATTTTCAACCAATCCTTTACAAATTCCCCAGTATACCCTCCAATAAATCCAGTTGCTACTGAAGGCATCCCTAATCTTCTGAGAACTCTGGCTACGTTTATGGATTTTCCTCCCGGAACTCTCAAATCATTATTCATTCTATTTGTAATATTCGGTTCTATTCCATCAATTTCTACTAATAAATCCATAGAAGGATTTAAGGTTACTGTATAAATCATAATACCTCCACGCTATTTTACTATGTCTAATAATATAAATATTATTGGTTTAGATATTAATACAGAAAGTAATTCTGCTATTATTACAGATATAATAATTGTAGAAAATACCTTCAGATAATTATCTTTTTTAAATTTATTCCACAATAATGCTTGTATAAAAAAAGCTTCTATTAATAATATTATAATGGTTGTTAAGATAATTCTAAAGCTAAATTGATCATATAATATAATTTGCATACTAATAACTATATTGCCTAAAAAATAAGCCAATAGTTTTAATATGGATATTAGGGTAGTTGTGTATATTGTAATGGTTTTTATTGACGCCTTGTCCATATTGGGTACATAGTTAAAGCTCAATGCCTTTAATGATACTAGAGGCCCTGCAGCTGTAATACACAAATTTAATATAGTTCCTAAAAGCATAATTATAAAACCTATGAATTTCCCAACGGTTTTTCCTGCTAAAAAAACCCGCACTATTGAAAATGTAGGAATAATTAAGGCTATTGTTGTTAGGATTATAAACAGGTTTAAATACTTACTTTCACCTAAAACCATTTGCTGCATTGACTTTTGAGTCTTATTATAAATGAATTCCTGACTTTTCTTTATTTGAAATATAATCTTATTTGTATATTCTTTTATTACATTTATATATTCTTTAAAACTTCTTTTTTCTGTATTAGTTTCTGTGCTAGTTTCTGTATTATTGTTTTCTATATTGTTATTGTCTACACTATTGTCTTCTGTATCTTTCGAATTGGTCTCTTTAAATAAATCACTGACTATTCTTGTACTACCATAATCCTCTTCATAATCTATATTTTTAGATTCTTCATTATTGTCTTCTACAACTTCCTTAGAATCTTCCTTACTTACAAAAAGATCCTCTAATCTATTGCTAGTGGTTTTTTCTTTATTGTTAAGTTCGTCTATATTGTTTTTTTCAATATCTTCTATCTTGGTATTTTCCGTATTTTTAACTTTTGATTCCTCTAAATCAATATCTTCATTGTCATTTAAAGCTGAATCAAAAAATTCTTTTATATTAAATCCACACATTGGACAGAATTTAGATTTCGAAGGTATCTTTTTTCCACAATTTGGACAATACATTCTATCACCTCTTTTAATAAAACTATTATAACATAGCATTTCTATTGAAAAGATTTTGTAGATTTTTTGTAATAATTAGTTACCTATATTTCTAATATTAATATAAAAGAGCCTAACTAAAGTTAGACCCTTCTCTTAAATTCATAAAATTTATATTTTAATTGATTTTTATCGTCAAAAAACTCTTCCGATTCTGAAACTACTTCAAAATTTTCATCATTAAATAAATTTGGTATATGGGTATCTACTTCCTCATACCCTTTATTAACAATTGTTATTAACGCCTTATCGATATAATTCCATAGGGTATTTACTAGGTTCCCTCCACCAATTAAAAATTCTTCTTTTTCTTTGTTAGGGTTAATTTCCCCTAATTTGTCTTCCAATTCATCAATTGAAGACACTGAAATACCTTCCTTTAAATCCAGTTTGTTTCTTGATAAAACAATATTTGTCCTATTTGGCAACTCCTTGGAATTTGGCAAAGCTTCAAAAGTTCTTCTTCCCATAATTACAATATTGTCCATAGTCAATTCTTTAAATCTTTTTAAATCATCACCTATATAAAACAACATATCGCCATTAATACCAATTCCAAAATTTTTGTCTGTTGCTACTATTAAAGTTAATTTCATTATAATATAAACGTACCCTTTTTTGAATTCTCAATAATCTTAGTTAATCTTTCCATAGCGCCTTCTTCTAGCCAGTTAAATTCATTATGCATAATTCTTATAACCATAAATCCATTTTTAGCGCTGATTATATCTACTAAACTATCCTTTAATGCCGTTGGTAAGGCTATGGTAGAGCTATCGTTTATAGTTTCACTCTTCTCTATCCAATAATCTATTGGAAAACCCAACTTTATATTTTCCGGATAGTTTTCCAAGGTAATTTTTCTTTCCTTAGTGAATTTCCCTAATCCGTCATATACAAAAATCAATTTGTTTTCCTTGTTAAATGCAGTTAGCATTATATCTTTTCTAAGATTGTTTAAATCCTCTATAGTATACCTATTATCAAAGGCATCTAATACTTTTTTAATGTCTTCGTCCTTTGATATATCATAGTCTATAAAATTAAACCTTTGATTATAATCTACATCTCCTTCAAAATAAATTCTTATAGATTTTTTCAAGGCTTCTATTTGTACCTTCTCTTCTTCTCTTCTTACAAATATACTGTTTGCCATAGTTCCTCCTAAAACAAGTCTCCCTTAATACTTTCCATTTAAAATTCTAGCAATATGAACTCCACTTGCTGAAGCTTGCGACAAGGAATGAGTTACTCCTGAGCCATCTCCAACACAGTACATTCCCTTAACGCTTGTTTCAAGATTTTCATTTACTTCAACTTTTGAATTATAAAATTTCACTTCTACACCATATAATAGAGTATCTTCATTTGCCATTCCCGGTGCTATTTTATCCAATGCATAAATCATTTCAATAATATCGTCTAATTGTCTTTTTGGAATTACTAAGGATAAATCCCCTGGAGTTGCTTTTAATGTAGGTCTTGTAAAACATTTCTTCATTCTACGTTCATCGGACCTTCTACCTTTAATTAAATCTCCAAATCTTTGTAGTAATACCCCTCCACCTAACATATTCGACAGCCTTGCTATAGATTCACCATATTCATTTGAATCTCTAAATGGTTCTGTAAAGGTATTGGAAACAAGTAATGCAAAATTCGTATTTTCCGATTGTAATTTCGGATCAGAATAAGCATGACCATTAACTGTAATTACTCCATTTGTATTTTCTGCTACTACTTCTCCATAAGGATTCATGCAGAAAGTTCTTACTAAATCATTGTACTTTTCCGTTTGGTATACAATTTTACTTTCATATACCTGGTCTGTTATATGTTTAAATACCTCTGCTGGTATTTCTATTCTTACTCCAATATCCACCTTATTACTTTGTAGATTTATATTCTCCTGTTCACAGATTGTTGAAATCCATTTTGAACCGGATCTTCCTGCTGAAAGAATTAAATCTTTACAATGGTATTCTTGTCCTTTATTGGTAATTATTGTAAAACCCGTTTCTGTTCTTTTTACAGTTTCTACAGTAGTTCTCCAAATCATATCTATTTTTGGTTCTATATATTTACAAATTTTTTTTAATATTTCTATATTTCTATCTGTTCCAAAATGTCTTACTTTTGCATCTAATAAGTGTAAATTATTTTGTAATGCTAAGGTTTTTAAATTACTTGACGCTGTTGTAAATAATTTTGAATCCCCTTCGTCAAATTTACATAAAACCGAGTCAACATATTCCATTAACTCTATTGCTTTTTCATCTCCAACGAAGTTGTGTAAATCTCCACCAAAATTATTTGTTATATTATATTTACCATCAGATAATGTTCCTGCTCCACCAAATCCACTCATTATGTTACAAGGAACACAACTTATACACTTTTCTACTTTTCCAGCTTTTATAGGGCATATTCTTTTTTCTATAGGATTACCCATATCTATCATTAATATTTTTGCGTCTATATCTAATTTTGTAAATTCATAAGAAGCAAAAACTCCACTTGCCCCTGCTCCAACAATTACTATATCATAATTATTATCCATATTATCCTCCATTTACACCCACAGTATTATATATTCTTTATATTATAAAAGCAAGCACTTTAAAACCATTTCTTCTTTTTAAAGTAAATTATCATTATAATCATTAAGATTATAGAAATCAACCAAAATATCGGATAAGAATACTCCCATTCCAATCCTCTCATATATCTGAAATTCATTCCGAATACACCAGATAAAAATGTTGTAGGTAAAAATATAGTTGACCAAATTGTAAGTATTTTTGTAATATCATTGGTTTTGTCACTAACCATATTATTGACTATATCTATCATATTAGAAGCTAATTCCTTATATACTTCAATACTTTCAATAATATCATCTATACTATCATTAATGTCTCTATAATAATATTTGGTTTGTCTTTCCTTTTTTTCTTCACTAATATCATATATATATTCGACTAAATTTTTCAAAGGTGTAACATATTTAATCATATAAATCATATTTCTTCTTAATAAATATAGCTCATCTATTATATCATAATCACTATTTTTTATAAGTTCAGAATCTAATTTATCGATTTTTACTTCTATTTCCTCAAAGACATCATAATAATTTTCTACTATTTCATATATTATAGAAAACAAAAGTTTATTTGCTGAATTAAAATTTTCCTTATTACTTATTAGCAGTTTTTTGTTTAGTTTGGAAAATAATTGGTTATTTTCCCTAGTTAGAGTAATTATTATTTTATCCTTAACGAATAAATATAAATCATCATAGGCTATTAAATTTTCATTTTTCTCATCTAATTTAACCAAATGTAAGACCATAAAAATTAAATCATCATATTTCTCAACCTTCGTTCTTTGAGTCTTTTCAAAAATATCTCCTAATATTAAGGGATGAATATTTAATTTTTCATTTAAAACTTCAATATTCTTTTGAAAATCTCCACCTTGTAAGTTAATCCAAGAAATAGTTTCTACATCAACTTTCAGTTCACCTATCTTATTGAAAGATTCCAGTTTTATTTTATCTTCTATTGTTAATAATTCTACACAACCACTTAAGTTATTATTATTCATGGCTAGCTCCTATGTTTTATAATTCATACTATATATTATAATAGATTCTAATGATTAATAGCCATGTTTATGCTAAAATATATGTATTCAGAATATGTTAGGAGTTTATATGGAAATTTTTTCGGATCTGTTTTTAACATTTATAACCTACAGCTTTCTCGGTTGGATTATTGAGAGTGTTTATTGCTCTATTGGAGAAAGGAAAATTATTAATAGAGGCTTTTTAATTGGTCCATATTGTCCTATCTATGGATTTGCAGCAGTGTTGATTGTTGTGTTCTTATCTAAGTACAATAATAATATTTTGCTTTTATTTTCCTTAAGTGTTCTTTTTTCTGGAATAATTGAATATATTACAAGTTATGTTCTTGAAAGAATTTTCAAACTTTCCCTATGGGACTACAGTAGCCATAAATTCAACTTAAATGGTAGAATATGTTTGAAAAATCTAATTTTATTTGGTATTTTAGCCATTTTAGTTATTAAGGTTATTAATCCTGTAATTGAAATCTTTTATTCTACTATTTCAGAATTTTCAGTATTTGTAATTTTTGTAATTTCTTTAGTTGCCTTTACCATAGATTTAATTCTAACGGTAATGGCAGTATTGGATATTCGAGAACTATCAAATACAACTTTAAATTTAGATGAACTTACAATTGTTAGAAATGGATTTATAGAAGAACTTGAATACAAGGGTGGAAACTTTGTACATAGTTTAGAGTCTAAAGGTGAATCTATTAAAAACAATATAGGTGATAAAACAGAATATTTAAGAAATACAATAAAAGTTCAAAGCGATAATATAATTAAAATGATTTCTAAAAAAGAGAATTTTAAACTAAATTTTATACACAAAAGATTTATAAAAGCCTTTCCTAATTTAAAACCACTAGATAAAAATAAATCCTTTAACCTTTTAAAAAATAAAATAAAAAATTTAAATAAAAAATAATCTTTGTGTTTCCACAAAGATTATTTTTTATTTAAATATCCCAAATTTCATTAGCGTATTCTTTTATTGTTCTATCTGAAGAAAACTTACCAGCATTTGCAATATTCTTTAATGATTTTCTTGCCCATGACAAACTATCCCTATATTCTTTGTCTATTTTTTCATGTGCTTTTACATAGGAATGAAAATCTTTAAGAACAAAATAAGCATCCGGTTTTTCATTTTTATTTGCAATTAAACTATTATAAATTTCTAAGAACATATATGAACCATTGTCATTAATTATATCTGATTTTAAAATATCCACTGTTTCTTTAATAACTTCATCATTTAAATATAATTGTTCAGGGTCATAGGTGCTTTCAATTTCCTTTAATTCCTCTACTGTTGCTCCAAACACAAAGTTTGAATCTTCACCGGCTTCTTTGAAAATTTCAATATTTGCTCCATCATAAGTTCCCAATGTCAATGCTCCGTTTAACATGAATTTCATGTTTCCAGTACCTGAGGCTTCCTTACCTGCTGTTGATATTTGTTCTGATACATCTGCTGCAGGATAGATTTTCTCACCATATGAAACTCTAAAATTTTCAACAAATACTACCTTGATTTTCTTAGATACAATAGGATCGTTGTTAACTAATTTAGCAATTTCATTTATGAATTTAATTATGGACTTAGCTCTAAAATACCCTGGAGCTGCTTTACCTCCAAAAATAAATGTTCTTGGAACTATATCAATTTCAGGATTGCTTTTTATTTTATTATATAAATAAACAATATGAAGCGCATTTAGTAATTGTCTTTTATATTCATGTAATCTTTTTACTTGAATATCGAATATTGAATTAGGATCAATATCTACCCCTTCATTTTCCTTAATATATTTTGCTAGTCTTACTTTATTATTATACTTAATTTCATTAATTCTTTTTAAAACTGTTTCATCATCTAAATATTTTTCAAGCTCCTTAAGTTTAGATAAATCTAAAATCCAATCATCACTACCAAGTAGCTCAGTTATATAATTAGATAATTCTTTATTACTATAAACTAACCATCTTCTCGGTGTAATTCCATTTGTTTTGTTTAAAAACTTACTTGGATATAATTCATACCAATCCTTTAATGTGTCTTTTTTAAGAATTTCAGTATGAAGTTCTGCAACACCATTTACCTTAATTGATGTTCGTATAGCTAAATTCGCCATTCTTACAGTACCCTTAGATACTATTCGCAATTCTTCTATTTTTTCATTTGTATATTTTGATTCTTTTAATTCTGCTATAAATCTTCTATCTATTTCCTTAATAATTTCAAAACATCTTGGATTTACAGTTTCTACAATATCTTCACTCCATTTTTCCATAGCTTCTTGTAAAATAGTGTGATTTGTAAAAGCAAATACCTTTTTAGTAATTTTCCAAGCTTCTTCCCATGACAAGAAATTTTCATCTAATAAAAGTCTCATTAGTTCCGGAATTGCCATAACCGGATGAGTATCATTTAATTGAAATATATGATACTTGCTAAAGTCTTTAAACTTTATATCCAATGGGAAATGTTGCTTATATTTACTTACAATATCTTGTATTGATGCAGAAACGAAAAAGTATTGTTGT
It encodes:
- a CDS encoding zinc ribbon domain-containing protein; this encodes MYCPNCGKKIPSKSKFCPMCGFNIKEFFDSALNDNEDIDLEESKVKNTENTKIEDIEKNNIDELNNKEKTTSNRLEDLFVSKEDSKEVVEDNNEESKNIDYEEDYGSTRIVSDLFKETNSKDTEDNSVDNNNIENNNTETSTETNTEKRSFKEYINVIKEYTNKIIFQIKKSQEFIYNKTQKSMQQMVLGESKYLNLFIILTTIALIIPTFSIVRVFLAGKTVGKFIGFIIMLLGTILNLCITAAGPLVSLKALSFNYVPNMDKASIKTITIYTTTLISILKLLAYFLGNIVISMQIILYDQFSFRIILTTIIILLIEAFFIQALLWNKFKKDNYLKVFSTIIISVIIAELLSVLISKPIIFILLDIVK
- a CDS encoding dihydrofolate reductase, encoding MKLTLIVATDKNFGIGINGDMLFYIGDDLKRFKELTMDNIVIMGRRTFEALPNSKELPNRTNIVLSRNKLDLKEGISVSSIDELEDKLGEINPNKEKEEFLIGGGNLVNTLWNYIDKALITIVNKGYEEVDTHIPNLFNDENFEVVSESEEFFDDKNQLKYKFYEFKRRV
- a CDS encoding NAD(P)/FAD-dependent oxidoreductase, whose translation is MDNNYDIVIVGAGASGVFASYEFTKLDIDAKILMIDMGNPIEKRICPIKAGKVEKCISCVPCNIMSGFGGAGTLSDGKYNITNNFGGDLHNFVGDEKAIELMEYVDSVLCKFDEGDSKLFTTASSNLKTLALQNNLHLLDAKVRHFGTDRNIEILKKICKYIEPKIDMIWRTTVETVKRTETGFTIITNKGQEYHCKDLILSAGRSGSKWISTICEQENINLQSNKVDIGVRIEIPAEVFKHITDQVYESKIVYQTEKYNDLVRTFCMNPYGEVVAENTNGVITVNGHAYSDPKLQSENTNFALLVSNTFTEPFRDSNEYGESIARLSNMLGGGVLLQRFGDLIKGRRSDERRMKKCFTRPTLKATPGDLSLVIPKRQLDDIIEMIYALDKIAPGMANEDTLLYGVEVKFYNSKVEVNENLETSVKGMYCVGDGSGVTHSLSQASASGVHIARILNGKY
- the corA gene encoding magnesium/cobalt transporter CorA, which produces MNNNNLSGCVELLTIEDKIKLESFNKIGELKVDVETISWINLQGGDFQKNIEVLNEKLNIHPLILGDIFEKTQRTKVEKYDDLIFMVLHLVKLDEKNENLIAYDDLYLFVKDKIIITLTRENNQLFSKLNKKLLISNKENFNSANKLLFSIIYEIVENYYDVFEEIEVKIDKLDSELIKNSDYDIIDELYLLRRNMIYMIKYVTPLKNLVEYIYDISEEKKERQTKYYYRDINDSIDDIIESIEVYKELASNMIDIVNNMVSDKTNDITKILTIWSTIFLPTTFLSGVFGMNFRYMRGLEWEYSYPIFWLISIILMIIMIIYFKKKKWF
- a CDS encoding putative ABC transporter permease, translated to MEIFSDLFLTFITYSFLGWIIESVYCSIGERKIINRGFLIGPYCPIYGFAAVLIVVFLSKYNNNILLLFSLSVLFSGIIEYITSYVLERIFKLSLWDYSSHKFNLNGRICLKNLILFGILAILVIKVINPVIEIFYSTISEFSVFVIFVISLVAFTIDLILTVMAVLDIRELSNTTLNLDELTIVRNGFIEELEYKGGNFVHSLESKGESIKNNIGDKTEYLRNTIKVQSDNIIKMISKKENFKLNFIHKRFIKAFPNLKPLDKNKSFNLLKNKIKNLNKK
- a CDS encoding glycogen/starch/alpha-glucan phosphorylase, whose product is MEKDRIVEQIKDIVLYKTGKTIDEVSPQAKYEASSIMIMDDIKEDWAKTTKKNKDRRNAYYFSAEFLIGRSFGNNILNYGLNHEAEGVAEELGISLSALEEMEEDPALGNGGLGRLAACFMESAATENLPLQGYGVRYSQGLFKQYFNQGFQMEEGDDWTALGDPWSLRKQAETKIVNFKDQKVLAVPYDTPVIGYRNKNINTLRLWQAEAINGFDFSKFNNSLYDDSMSTKNRAEDITRVLYPNDSQKAGKILRLKQQYFFVSASIQDIVSKYKQHFPLDIKFKDFSKYHIFQLNDTHPVMAIPELMRLLLDENFLSWEEAWKITKKVFAFTNHTILQEAMEKWSEDIVETVNPRCFEIIKEIDRRFIAELKESKYTNEKIEELRIVSKGTVRMANLAIRTSIKVNGVAELHTEILKKDTLKDWYELYPSKFLNKTNGITPRRWLVYSNKELSNYITELLGSDDWILDLSKLKELEKYLDDETVLKRINEIKYNNKVRLAKYIKENEGVDIDPNSIFDIQVKRLHEYKRQLLNALHIVYLYNKIKSNPEIDIVPRTFIFGGKAAPGYFRAKSIIKFINEIAKLVNNDPIVSKKIKVVFVENFRVSYGEKIYPAADVSEQISTAGKEASGTGNMKFMLNGALTLGTYDGANIEIFKEAGEDSNFVFGATVEELKEIESTYDPEQLYLNDEVIKETVDILKSDIINDNGSYMFLEIYNSLIANKNEKPDAYFVLKDFHSYVKAHEKIDKEYRDSLSWARKSLKNIANAGKFSSDRTIKEYANEIWDI